One window of Alkaliphilus metalliredigens QYMF genomic DNA carries:
- a CDS encoding S-layer homology domain-containing protein encodes MKKNRKLIMIILTVVMVLATASAAYASSIAFDDINEVPWAKEHIQRMVDKNIISGYVDDSTLKLVFKPANPVTRLESMQLIYKTLQETGQLESSSNYASKYNSILENNNIPWGQPAVAYALEYEIIDEDDLAQFMSNGKQVNATREQIAMYFGRAMASSGDLRQSPNLSFLDSEMINKDVVTYVDFLVRESIISGDNNNRFNPKSTITRAEMAAICSKAYDVLESEPDIIIDISNPNNNNDKEEPAANSKTITRTIEQVNATDYILFAYNDKDQLELYQVERNAVIEIRGEREDLRDLRKGNEAELTFENDKLVKIEVNPQRDRVDGEIRNITHFDDEEYALIVIEDPYRSSTRRTLRVDRSTQVIIFDDESSYDRLEVGDEVVVYYEDNNAIKVEVYEDDRQIVGILDSNISFNRYPFTMEVRSFNNQLITYEIDHDATVQIDNRRRQVEDLKRGDIVTLRMKDGKVTSIDASTTSTGRSNNEEGRIVSLTAGRPNNLIILTEDNEEIQYELADNVVIYLDDSRADFYDLRTNYEVELEIEGGLVTEIEATKRGQNNAIEGEITRFYDSIDRMIVRHRVQSTGRYEETSVYVTGDTVIIDEDGERIEMRHLDRGDEVFVNGSYEDDIFVANRIIVLND; translated from the coding sequence ATGAAAAAGAATCGAAAGCTAATCATGATCATACTAACAGTAGTAATGGTTCTTGCCACAGCATCGGCTGCCTACGCTAGTAGTATAGCCTTTGACGATATCAATGAGGTGCCTTGGGCAAAGGAACATATTCAGCGAATGGTAGATAAGAACATCATCAGTGGATATGTAGACGATAGTACGTTGAAATTGGTATTTAAACCAGCAAATCCTGTTACCAGGCTAGAGTCAATGCAGTTAATTTATAAGACATTACAGGAAACGGGACAATTAGAGTCTAGTAGTAATTATGCATCAAAATATAACAGCATTTTAGAAAACAATAATATTCCATGGGGACAGCCAGCTGTAGCCTATGCGTTGGAATATGAAATTATTGATGAAGATGATCTAGCTCAATTCATGTCAAATGGAAAACAAGTCAATGCAACAAGAGAACAAATTGCCATGTATTTTGGTCGAGCTATGGCCAGTTCTGGTGATTTGAGACAATCACCAAATCTAAGCTTTTTAGACAGCGAAATGATCAATAAAGACGTTGTAACCTATGTGGATTTCTTGGTGAGAGAATCAATTATCTCAGGAGATAATAATAATCGATTCAACCCTAAAAGTACCATTACTAGGGCTGAAATGGCAGCCATTTGCTCTAAAGCATATGATGTACTAGAAAGTGAACCGGATATTATCATTGATATTTCTAACCCAAACAATAACAATGATAAAGAAGAACCAGCAGCGAACAGTAAAACAATCACAAGAACCATTGAGCAAGTGAATGCAACAGACTATATTTTGTTTGCATACAACGATAAAGACCAACTAGAGCTGTACCAAGTAGAGCGAAATGCAGTCATTGAAATTCGTGGAGAAAGAGAAGATCTAAGAGATCTGAGAAAAGGGAATGAGGCGGAATTAACCTTTGAAAATGATAAACTTGTAAAAATCGAGGTGAATCCTCAGCGTGATCGAGTCGATGGGGAAATTAGAAATATTACTCATTTTGACGATGAAGAATATGCCCTAATCGTTATAGAAGATCCTTATAGATCTAGTACTCGAAGAACTCTTAGAGTAGATAGATCAACACAGGTAATTATTTTTGATGATGAATCTTCCTATGATCGATTAGAGGTGGGAGATGAAGTTGTTGTATACTATGAAGATAATAATGCTATCAAAGTAGAGGTTTATGAGGACGATAGACAAATCGTAGGGATTTTGGACTCAAATATATCCTTTAACAGATATCCTTTTACGATGGAGGTTAGAAGTTTTAATAACCAGTTAATAACCTATGAAATTGATCATGATGCCACTGTCCAAATCGATAATCGGCGAAGACAGGTGGAAGATTTAAAAAGAGGAGATATCGTAACACTTAGAATGAAGGATGGAAAGGTCACTTCCATAGATGCCAGCACAACGAGTACTGGACGATCTAACAACGAAGAGGGAAGGATCGTATCCCTTACAGCTGGTAGACCTAATAACTTAATAATTTTGACAGAGGATAATGAGGAAATTCAGTATGAATTAGCGGACAATGTAGTCATCTATTTAGATGACTCTAGAGCAGATTTTTATGACCTAAGAACAAATTATGAAGTAGAACTAGAAATTGAGGGAGGACTCGTTACCGAAATTGAGGCAACAAAACGAGGACAGAACAATGCAATTGAAGGAGAAATCACTCGATTCTACGATAGTATTGACCGAATGATCGTAAGACATAGAGTACAATCAACAGGAAGATATGAAGAAACATCTGTTTATGTCACTGGAGATACTGTGATCATTGATGAAGATGGGGAACGGATTGAAATGAGACATCTGGATAGAGGAGATGAAGTCTTTGTCAATGGTTCCTATGAAGATGATATCTTTGTTGCCAATCGAATCATTGTGTTGAATGACTAA
- a CDS encoding GumC family protein produces MEEISLRELIETLLKQKKLIIGITMIAVLTTGLFSFFMLEPVYETRMVLMASNFTERLQPNQLSGNGVEGMLESLSQYPAMTLDTYRQQVTAPRVMRATIEELGLEEDYDVERLARAISLETLQNTNLITIKMQHGDPEKAALIVNTVGEKFVEFVSEKAQEHASQSSQYVVSQMEVEEAQLDDALVELREFLSQPRGVSELQMELDARLSQATSFKTQLTDLEIREPALQSAIQVAQAEGNTNSQIMINDNAGSQQITLESTETLLKIELAEVQSNIQSFRTQITEIQDEIEELQVELQDKKHQERLINQRVNIAENNYDAFVKKYEELRVAESSQIGDASITVISRAFPTTTPIGPRKTLNVAIAGVLGVMIGVFAAFFIEYWKTSGKEQEALEIK; encoded by the coding sequence ATGGAAGAAATCAGCCTGCGGGAACTTATAGAAACTTTATTAAAACAAAAAAAACTAATTATTGGGATCACCATGATCGCCGTCCTAACAACCGGATTATTTAGCTTTTTTATGTTAGAGCCAGTTTATGAAACAAGAATGGTATTAATGGCGTCGAACTTTACAGAAAGACTACAGCCAAATCAGCTATCCGGAAACGGTGTGGAAGGAATGCTGGAATCTCTTTCGCAATATCCAGCAATGACATTAGATACATATCGTCAACAGGTGACAGCACCGCGGGTTATGCGTGCTACCATCGAAGAGTTAGGCTTAGAAGAGGACTATGACGTGGAGCGATTGGCTAGAGCCATCAGTCTAGAAACCTTACAAAATACAAACCTAATTACCATTAAAATGCAGCATGGGGATCCGGAAAAAGCAGCCCTGATCGTAAACACAGTAGGAGAAAAGTTTGTAGAGTTTGTCTCAGAAAAGGCCCAAGAGCATGCGTCTCAATCTTCCCAATATGTGGTGAGTCAAATGGAAGTTGAGGAGGCGCAGTTGGATGACGCCCTGGTAGAGCTAAGAGAGTTTTTATCTCAGCCTAGAGGAGTGTCAGAGCTACAAATGGAGCTAGATGCGCGCCTGTCACAAGCCACTAGCTTTAAAACACAGCTGACAGATCTAGAAATAAGAGAACCGGCCCTGCAATCTGCCATACAAGTAGCCCAGGCAGAGGGGAATACAAATAGCCAAATTATGATCAATGATAATGCAGGCTCGCAACAGATCACATTGGAAAGTACAGAAACCCTACTAAAAATAGAATTGGCTGAAGTCCAATCTAATATCCAAAGTTTTAGGACACAAATTACTGAGATTCAAGATGAAATAGAAGAACTCCAGGTAGAACTTCAAGATAAAAAACACCAAGAGCGTTTAATCAATCAAAGAGTTAACATTGCTGAAAATAACTATGATGCCTTTGTGAAAAAATACGAAGAGCTTCGTGTAGCAGAGTCCTCTCAGATAGGAGATGCAAGTATTACGGTGATTTCTAGAGCCTTTCCAACCACTACACCTATTGGACCTAGAAAAACCCTAAATGTAGCCATCGCTGGCGTATTAGGTGTGATGATAGGCGTATTTGCTGCCTTCTTCATTGAGTATTGGAAAACATCTGGGAAAGAACAAGAAGCACTTGAAATAAAATAA
- a CDS encoding O-antigen ligase family protein — protein sequence MLTKGTKGKTKAGVTKQSKRQSVLLFILLGVLVFYPPFFRGLFFERERLLTHALSFGLFMTYLMDQIIKGEKIDVNSPFDYIGGLLIFAYVLPVVFFQWANLREAVGMILWQVNLFVVYFMVKEYAQEEKYRRWILDIVLLSGVITAIVGILGAVGIVNLADVVLGNRIASTFQYPNTLAALMMALFFIVTGLQSQEENSWKKYFYATSGFLMIFTFIFTYSRAAWMMLPIFALLYIAFAPGKSRTDGIFYMIAVAVPNILILQPFTSSLSAEEANLGGIIIVAVGMLVFAVLYMGLEIVKRKLTEKHQRLIYVLLAVIFVAAGGFVYVALNITEPLTFDNTTVSENRTNQIQRTIQQVDPLSQYELQLQVESTSIDESQWPWRVQIYGVDEAGQRQLLEQRIGEINESGEVRIPFDTLERTTDVVLYLRNQHPETKVTFEQVSLYDNQDNLIKDVKLSYKYLPETLVSRFNAIDLSEGSSTTRFAYYRDSLSIFKEHPLIGAGGGAWSGIYTKYQSEPYHSTEAHNYYSQTLVETGMVGITLITGLIVLIATLGYYAMKGKNIVQYSIVMGIIALLGHSAIDFNFSYLSIALILWVLIGLLDVTPLKQLKGLKSLKEREFKVGGQLSALVITLPLLLVTLSFYSAHQASGQGIYAMETGDHQRGFQLLESAVTRDPFNENLRLDYAQVLRGIVTEDGQANFMKEAEEQLLNAEKYAPYKPEVLQRLAGYYLSTGNFAQAEVYVEKLVQIAPLRESSYEVKANIYSAIGDYYLSESQDELALQMYEKVLEVIEDLRRTNQELDKPFSLTSEMMSQVFNARYIVENIDSEEKLANLDNIIFSAYLDIHVSEENTLPQGWWTWNREGGEVKVKVTEEGANVTNVGTDLGILLSPRLELNPSKTYGVDVQISSDVKDDDIQIVVHSRSGTATQFSQRSLGEPMEGNLYRFTFETTDDIEPGGQDIRFYHYGDSEQSFTVNQVMIYEIE from the coding sequence GTGCTCACAAAAGGGACTAAGGGTAAGACAAAAGCAGGAGTAACAAAACAATCAAAAAGACAAAGTGTATTGCTTTTTATATTATTAGGAGTATTGGTGTTTTATCCACCGTTTTTTAGAGGACTCTTCTTTGAAAGAGAGAGACTATTAACTCATGCTCTTTCCTTTGGATTGTTTATGACGTACTTGATGGATCAGATTATCAAGGGAGAGAAAATTGACGTCAATAGTCCCTTTGACTATATAGGGGGACTATTGATATTTGCGTATGTGTTGCCTGTTGTTTTTTTCCAATGGGCTAATTTGCGAGAGGCTGTTGGCATGATACTATGGCAGGTGAACCTATTTGTGGTTTACTTTATGGTGAAGGAGTATGCCCAAGAGGAAAAGTATCGAAGATGGATTTTAGACATCGTATTATTAAGTGGAGTGATAACGGCCATCGTTGGGATATTAGGTGCAGTGGGTATTGTGAATTTGGCAGATGTGGTATTGGGAAATCGGATCGCCTCTACATTTCAATATCCTAACACCTTGGCAGCCTTGATGATGGCTTTGTTTTTCATTGTGACAGGCCTACAAAGTCAAGAAGAGAATTCTTGGAAGAAGTATTTCTATGCTACCAGTGGTTTTTTAATGATCTTCACCTTTATTTTCACCTACTCCAGGGCTGCTTGGATGATGCTTCCTATTTTTGCGCTACTCTATATAGCCTTTGCTCCTGGTAAAAGCAGAACCGATGGCATATTTTATATGATAGCAGTAGCTGTCCCCAACATACTAATTCTACAGCCCTTTACCAGCTCTCTAAGCGCAGAAGAAGCGAACTTAGGGGGAATCATCATTGTAGCAGTAGGAATGCTGGTTTTCGCAGTTCTTTACATGGGACTAGAAATAGTAAAAAGAAAGCTAACAGAGAAGCACCAACGTTTAATCTATGTCTTACTAGCTGTGATATTTGTGGCTGCCGGAGGCTTCGTTTACGTAGCTTTAAACATAACAGAACCCTTAACCTTCGATAACACAACTGTTTCAGAGAATAGGACCAATCAAATTCAAAGAACAATACAGCAGGTGGATCCACTAAGCCAGTATGAGTTACAGCTCCAGGTTGAATCAACCAGTATAGATGAAAGCCAATGGCCATGGAGAGTACAAATCTATGGTGTAGATGAAGCGGGACAACGACAGTTATTAGAACAACGAATCGGGGAGATAAATGAATCAGGAGAAGTAAGGATTCCCTTTGATACATTGGAGAGAACAACTGACGTAGTTCTTTATCTTAGAAATCAACACCCCGAGACAAAGGTAACATTTGAACAAGTAAGTCTTTATGACAACCAAGACAACTTAATAAAAGATGTGAAGCTAAGCTATAAGTACTTACCAGAAACATTGGTATCCAGGTTTAACGCCATTGATTTATCTGAAGGTAGTTCAACAACGCGATTTGCATATTATAGAGATAGTCTATCCATTTTCAAAGAGCATCCACTCATTGGAGCTGGGGGGGGGGCTTGGAGTGGGATCTATACAAAATACCAATCAGAGCCATACCACAGTACTGAGGCCCATAACTACTATTCGCAAACATTGGTAGAGACGGGCATGGTTGGTATAACATTGATCACTGGGCTAATTGTACTCATTGCCACCTTAGGATATTACGCCATGAAAGGAAAAAATATCGTCCAATACAGTATTGTGATGGGAATTATTGCCTTACTTGGTCACAGTGCCATAGACTTTAATTTTTCCTATTTATCCATTGCCTTAATTCTATGGGTACTCATTGGACTCTTGGATGTAACGCCACTTAAACAGCTAAAGGGACTAAAATCTTTAAAAGAAAGAGAGTTTAAGGTAGGGGGGCAGTTAAGTGCCCTAGTCATCACACTACCACTGCTACTGGTAACACTTTCATTCTACAGTGCCCACCAAGCCAGTGGACAAGGGATCTATGCCATGGAGACCGGAGACCATCAGCGAGGCTTTCAATTATTAGAAAGCGCAGTGACTCGAGATCCTTTCAACGAGAATCTTCGCCTAGACTACGCCCAGGTACTAAGGGGTATTGTCACGGAAGACGGCCAAGCAAACTTCATGAAAGAAGCAGAGGAGCAGCTATTGAATGCTGAAAAGTATGCTCCTTACAAGCCAGAGGTACTACAACGGTTAGCTGGCTATTACCTATCAACTGGAAACTTCGCCCAAGCAGAGGTTTATGTGGAAAAACTAGTACAAATAGCACCTTTGCGGGAGTCAAGCTATGAGGTGAAGGCTAACATTTATAGTGCTATAGGAGATTATTATTTAAGTGAATCACAAGATGAACTTGCACTGCAGATGTATGAAAAAGTGTTGGAAGTGATAGAGGATCTGAGGAGAACAAATCAAGAGCTAGATAAACCATTCTCATTAACCTCAGAAATGATGAGCCAAGTATTTAATGCAAGGTATATCGTTGAAAATATTGATAGCGAAGAAAAATTAGCAAACCTAGACAACATTATTTTTAGTGCTTATTTAGATATTCATGTCTCTGAGGAAAATACACTACCCCAAGGATGGTGGACCTGGAATCGAGAGGGTGGAGAAGTAAAGGTAAAAGTAACCGAAGAAGGTGCTAATGTAACGAATGTCGGTACAGATCTTGGGATATTATTATCACCTAGATTAGAGTTAAATCCATCCAAAACCTATGGCGTAGATGTGCAAATAAGTAGTGATGTAAAAGATGATGATATACAAATAGTCGTTCATAGCCGAAGTGGAACTGCTACTCAGTTTAGTCAAAGATCATTAGGAGAACCGATGGAGGGTAATCTCTATCGATTTACATTTGAAACAACTGATGATATTGAGCCAGGAGGACAGGATATTAGATTCTATCACTATGGCGATAGTGAACAAAGCTTTACAGTAAATCAGGTGATGATTTACGAAATAGAGTAA
- a CDS encoding winged helix-turn-helix transcriptional regulator yields the protein MMDKEYMVLEEIKENQHISQRQLAHSTGLSLGSVNILLKKMVKEGLIKVESIPANRVAYMVTPKGIVEKANKTYNYIRQHYKVIEETKKKVKELLLQLMEECKTVYIQLQEDEISQLVRVAVEELGVSEKVLLVGKEEQDIQPGAILITVNLTNDEFDETRYEKVINLVEWL from the coding sequence ATGATGGACAAAGAATATATGGTATTAGAAGAGATAAAAGAAAATCAGCATATTTCCCAAAGACAACTGGCTCATAGTACAGGACTGTCACTAGGCAGTGTCAATATACTACTAAAAAAAATGGTAAAAGAAGGACTAATCAAGGTAGAAAGTATCCCTGCCAATCGAGTGGCATATATGGTGACCCCTAAAGGAATAGTGGAGAAGGCCAATAAAACCTATAATTATATTCGACAGCATTATAAAGTGATTGAGGAAACGAAGAAAAAAGTGAAAGAGCTACTATTACAGTTAATGGAAGAATGCAAGACAGTTTATATACAATTACAAGAGGATGAAATCAGTCAACTGGTGAGAGTGGCTGTTGAGGAATTAGGTGTGTCAGAAAAAGTATTACTGGTTGGCAAGGAAGAACAGGATATTCAACCAGGGGCTATATTAATTACTGTAAACTTAACAAATGATGAGTTTGATGAGACACGTTATGAGAAAGTGATTAATTTGGTGGAGTGGTTGTAA
- a CDS encoding nucleotidyltransferase substrate binding protein, producing MDHLKNVRWKQRFINFEKSYNLLNQYINQPIETELERAGIIQFFEISFELSWKLMKDYLESQELSVKSPRETIKQAFQIGLIDDGHIWIDALSDRNLTVHTYDEKLARKMVDDIAKVYFPELKKLYHKLVKEL from the coding sequence ATGGATCATTTGAAAAATGTTAGATGGAAGCAAAGATTTATCAATTTTGAAAAATCCTATAATTTATTAAATCAATATATTAACCAACCGATTGAAACAGAACTCGAAAGAGCAGGCATTATACAGTTCTTTGAAATCTCTTTTGAACTTTCTTGGAAGTTGATGAAGGATTACCTTGAATCCCAAGAGCTTAGTGTGAAAAGTCCAAGAGAAACGATCAAACAGGCTTTTCAAATAGGACTAATTGATGATGGACATATTTGGATTGATGCCCTTTCAGATAGAAATTTAACGGTTCATACCTATGATGAAAAATTGGCGAGGAAAATGGTTGATGATATTGCAAAGGTGTATTTTCCAGAGCTCAAAAAGTTATATCATAAGTTAGTTAAGGAGCTATAG
- a CDS encoding DUF1016 N-terminal domain-containing protein, whose translation MLIRVENEDVRKFYIEECIEGNWSTRQLERQIND comes from the coding sequence TTGTTAATTAGGGTAGAAAATGAAGACGTTAGAAAATTTTATATAGAAGAATGCATCGAAGGTAATTGGAGTACTCGTCAATTGGAGAGACAAATTAATGATTAA
- a CDS encoding type II secretion system protein: protein MDKKSNGFTLVELIVVIAILGIIVAIAVPRLTGYIRIAEERVCAANRKTVEKMYSAFLLENDHEDSIFSQFLIENFDEVCPTGGVLRYEYEKVKCSVHEDGNEEPGDEVPWL from the coding sequence ATGGATAAAAAATCTAATGGGTTTACTTTGGTGGAATTAATTGTTGTCATAGCAATACTAGGAATAATCGTAGCAATAGCTGTCCCAAGATTAACTGGATATATAAGAATAGCAGAGGAAAGAGTTTGTGCTGCTAATCGTAAAACCGTAGAAAAGATGTACAGCGCTTTTCTGCTTGAAAATGATCATGAGGATAGTATATTTAGTCAATTTCTTATTGAAAATTTTGATGAGGTATGTCCAACTGGTGGTGTGCTTAGATATGAATATGAAAAAGTTAAGTGTAGTGTGCATGAAGATGGAAATGAAGAACCTGGGGATGAAGTGCCTTGGTTGTGA
- a CDS encoding SMODS-associated NUDIX domain-containing protein, with translation MNENIIAFILSVLAGLVSGWLVWIFRYVIGNRKHLLITIKAMRLWNTEIRVSISYLFRIRVSGKYMLVKGNRIDQYQPVGGVFKMLPSFKDIKHNYEITDDDRLPIDETSKDDLRIRVQGKHLVKLLSWFYTRKNREVGVHREFYEEMIKTGILEIDSLRSFTPEYCKTVNTNIHYSKHFKCKEILIYEIYELDLTEQEEKRIVEYVRDNSNKAILASQDDICKECIDLDGSSKKIGEHAKHIL, from the coding sequence ATGAATGAAAATATAATTGCATTTATTTTATCAGTATTAGCAGGACTTGTATCAGGCTGGTTGGTTTGGATTTTTAGATATGTTATAGGGAATAGAAAACACTTATTGATTACTATAAAGGCTATGCGCCTATGGAATACAGAAATTCGAGTAAGTATTTCATATTTGTTTCGAATAAGAGTGAGTGGAAAGTACATGTTGGTAAAAGGAAATAGAATCGATCAATATCAGCCGGTTGGCGGTGTCTTTAAAATGTTACCTAGCTTTAAAGACATAAAACATAACTATGAAATAACAGATGATGACCGATTACCAATAGACGAAACCAGCAAGGACGACTTAAGAATCAGGGTTCAAGGAAAACATTTAGTGAAATTATTAAGCTGGTTTTATACCAGAAAAAATCGAGAAGTTGGAGTACATAGAGAATTCTATGAAGAGATGATAAAGACTGGAATATTAGAAATTGATTCTTTGAGAAGTTTTACTCCTGAGTACTGTAAAACTGTTAACACCAATATTCACTATTCAAAACACTTTAAATGTAAAGAAATTTTGATTTATGAAATTTATGAGCTTGATTTAACCGAGCAAGAGGAAAAACGAATTGTTGAATATGTTCGAGACAATTCAAACAAAGCAATTCTAGCAAGTCAAGATGATATCTGCAAGGAGTGCATAGATTTGGACGGTTCATCAAAAAAAATAGGTGAACACGCTAAGCATATTTTGTAA
- a CDS encoding nucleotidyltransferase: MLLFSEIDDYYEQLYKELDIPESYYEKANTSYSSFSNWLGRDDSTLREHQPQIFLQGSFKLGTVIKPIGENDSYDIDMVCKFNNLSKQEISQKELKTLLGQEVTTYAKSKGMINEPKNGKRCWTLNYHDEAKFHMDILPCVDDSKKFIDQLEIFKYAETTSYKERAIAITDKRSEAYNMISNDWEISNPQGYYLWFQEQSNFIEKRAMLAEKFQMKAEELKEYKVKTPLQKTIQILKRHRDIMFKDNPEKKPSSIIISTLAAKAYRGGDNIRDVLKYVVDNMNGYIQEINGEYRILNPVNPLENFADKWNGDQSLKNHFDTWLKEAKKSLTPYNESIDIYGDDFQKKISEQLGISEAKSKDLVKADKVMTRVEAIPHRQKPNWNVYSWVDIYIKATKTKSGFSFPKQFNSGDFLTKNVDLKFEAKAENIKQYEVHWQVTNTGTEAKSSNCLRGDFYDGQIVEGKRIRKESTSYVGTHIIECYLVKNGVCHGKSKPFIVNIRDGFSMEW, translated from the coding sequence ATGCTTCTATTTTCTGAAATAGACGATTATTACGAACAACTTTATAAAGAACTCGATATCCCTGAGAGTTACTATGAAAAAGCCAACACCAGTTATTCTTCTTTTAGTAACTGGTTAGGTCGGGATGATTCAACCTTAAGAGAGCATCAGCCTCAAATTTTTTTACAAGGTTCCTTTAAATTGGGGACAGTAATAAAACCGATTGGCGAAAATGATAGCTATGACATAGATATGGTTTGCAAATTTAATAATCTATCAAAACAAGAGATTAGTCAGAAGGAATTGAAGACGTTATTGGGTCAAGAAGTAACTACCTATGCTAAAAGCAAAGGCATGATTAATGAACCTAAGAATGGAAAGAGATGCTGGACACTAAATTATCATGATGAAGCAAAATTCCACATGGATATTTTACCTTGTGTAGATGACTCGAAGAAGTTCATTGACCAGCTAGAAATATTTAAATATGCAGAAACTACAAGCTATAAAGAAAGAGCAATAGCAATAACGGATAAAAGGTCAGAAGCTTATAATATGATCTCAAATGACTGGGAAATAAGTAATCCTCAAGGCTACTATTTATGGTTTCAGGAGCAATCAAACTTTATTGAAAAGCGAGCAATGTTGGCTGAAAAGTTTCAGATGAAAGCAGAAGAGCTTAAAGAATATAAAGTTAAAACTCCACTACAAAAGACGATTCAGATACTCAAGCGTCATAGAGATATTATGTTTAAAGATAATCCAGAGAAAAAACCTTCTTCGATTATCATCTCAACCCTTGCTGCAAAAGCATATAGAGGTGGAGATAATATCCGAGATGTATTGAAGTATGTTGTTGATAATATGAATGGATATATTCAAGAAATTAATGGCGAGTATCGTATTTTGAATCCGGTTAATCCACTTGAAAATTTTGCTGACAAATGGAATGGAGACCAATCACTTAAGAATCATTTTGATACTTGGCTAAAAGAAGCTAAGAAGAGTTTAACGCCATACAACGAATCAATTGATATTTATGGTGATGATTTTCAAAAGAAGATATCAGAGCAATTAGGAATATCTGAGGCTAAATCAAAAGATTTAGTTAAGGCTGATAAAGTTATGACAAGAGTTGAGGCTATTCCTCACAGACAGAAGCCAAATTGGAATGTCTATAGTTGGGTTGATATTTATATCAAAGCAACAAAGACTAAAAGTGGTTTTAGCTTTCCAAAACAGTTTAATAGTGGTGATTTTCTTACTAAAAACGTTGATTTAAAATTTGAAGCTAAAGCTGAAAATATAAAACAATATGAAGTTCATTGGCAAGTTACCAATACAGGCACAGAGGCAAAAAGTAGTAATTGCTTGAGAGGGGACTTTTATGATGGTCAGATTGTTGAAGGGAAAAGAATTAGAAAAGAATCAACCTCTTATGTTGGAACACACATTATTGAATGTTATTTAGTTAAAAATGGAGTTTGTCATGGAAAGAGCAAACCGTTCATCGTAAATATAAGAGATGGGTTTAGCATGGAATGGTAA
- a CDS encoding sugar transferase: MVYLKIKRLIDIILSSLGLIILSPVFLVLILAIKVDSPGPVLFKQKRVGIHKSHFNILKFRTMRIDTPKDTPTHLLDNPDQWITKVGKFLRRTSLDELPQIINIFKGEMSIIGPRPALWNQYDLIEERDKYGANDVPVGLTGWAQINGRDELEIDVKAKLDGEYAEKIGFMMDVRCFFGTVISVLRTDGVVEGGTGTKKADKESVRQ, from the coding sequence ATGGTTTACTTAAAAATCAAAAGATTAATAGATATCATACTTTCATCACTAGGACTTATCATATTATCTCCTGTTTTTTTAGTACTTATTTTAGCAATCAAGGTTGACTCCCCTGGACCTGTTCTCTTTAAACAGAAGAGAGTGGGGATCCATAAGAGTCATTTTAATATATTGAAGTTTAGAACCATGAGAATTGACACGCCAAAGGACACCCCAACACATCTTTTAGATAATCCGGATCAGTGGATTACTAAGGTGGGTAAGTTCCTACGCAGAACATCTCTGGACGAGCTACCACAAATCATCAACATTTTTAAAGGTGAAATGAGTATTATTGGTCCTAGGCCTGCGCTTTGGAATCAGTATGATCTGATTGAAGAAAGAGATAAGTACGGTGCGAATGACGTTCCTGTTGGCCTCACGGGCTGGGCGCAGATTAATGGTAGAGATGAACTTGAGATTGATGTTAAGGCGAAACTTGATGGAGAATACGCTGAGAAGATTGGTTTCATGATGGATGTCAGATGCTTCTTTGGGACGGTGATAAGCGTACTGAGGACTGATGGAGTTGTTGAAGGTGGGACTGGGACGAAAAAAGCTGATAAAGAGTCAGTTAGACAATAA